From one Eucalyptus grandis isolate ANBG69807.140 chromosome 9, ASM1654582v1, whole genome shotgun sequence genomic stretch:
- the LOC104424019 gene encoding LOW QUALITY PROTEIN: ABC transporter B family member 19 (The sequence of the model RefSeq protein was modified relative to this genomic sequence to represent the inferred CDS: inserted 3 bases in 2 codons), giving the protein MADSSFDFDCSSFSSPTNSRRRRHVTPATSRHASHTFTSLSSRQTSRSHTPRRFPHPSPATPFGTDDDRSWQGELSWQFEPTGWWDGQNLGVALSPWAATTPSQSRVFRRTANDYYLSRTSGGFRSFTNPYFEYSGHGALAGGRLELQSFVDRDTNESAFFGRSYAAGENAKIKKGHSNLEVIKEGSNDGRFGHKDELKLIGYNKNDDFERKVSSLSPLRYHRHVNTDYNDDADNDSRGHRHHNILHSGQDYGHGTSHGRHDRGGHGHSRYKEEDTDHGRDWHDHDEWDSGMQSHGHGNRYNNIEILPPGDNEFDEEEEDEEEPVKPIGLFGLFKYSTKWDFVLVILGCLGALINGGSLPLYSYLFGKFVNKIALESKTDKHLMMKHVNEVCLLMTGLAAVVVVGAYMQITCWRLVGDRAAQRIRTNYLRAVLRQDIGFFDTQVSTGDIMHGISSDVAQIQEVMGEKMAYFVYHIFAFICGYAVGFFQSWKVSLAVFAVTPLTMFCGIAYKAVYVGLASKEEVSYRRAGSVAEQAVSSIRTVFSFVAEDNLAARYAELLSSLIPIGAKVGFAKGAGIGVIYLVTYSTWALAFWYGSILVARGELSGGQAIACFFGVNLGGRGLALSLSYFAQFGQGTVAATRVFEVIDRVPEIDPYDPSGRMLSHVRGKIEFRGVSFAYPARPDAPILRSLSLVIPSSKTLALVGVSGGGKSTIFALIERFYDPIKGTIALDGHDIRSLQVKWLRSQIGMLGQEPVLFAVSIIENVMMGKENATRKEAMAACVAANASNFILGLPQGYDTQVGDRGTLLSGGQKQRIALARAMIKDPRILLLDEPTSALDPESEIIVQQAIDKISTNRTAIVIAHRLATVRNAHTIAVLDQGSVVEIGDHRQLMEKGGAYYDLVKLASEAVSKPPAKQFDIVQKVADSVINDKSAHNVSGSKYDHKVSRSDYYKSPHDNQLEDGEPQKPVQRNFQLSEIWSLQRPELFVLVVGFLFGMVAGAILSVFPLILGDALDIYFDPDKTNIKKRXVGHLCLVLVGLGLGCIISITGQQGFCGWAGTKLTTRVRSLLFHSILKQEPGWFDFEENSTGILVSRLSSDCISFRSVLGDRFSVLFMGLSAAAAGLGVSFYLQWRLSLVATAVTPITLGASYLSLIIGIGPKLDNEAYGVASNIAAGAISNIRTVTTFSAQEQLIESFDRALSEPKKKSVRRSQVLGLTSGFAQGAMYGAYTLTLWFGAYLVKEDKAKFGDVSKIFLILVLSSFSVGQLAGLAPDTSMAATAVPAVLEIINRRPQIGNDKERGRKLERSKPWDIEXKKVNFAYPSRPEVSVLRDFYLKVKAGSKVALVGSSGSGKSTVIWLVQRFYDPNQGKVLMGGVDLREMNVKWLRRQTALVSQEPALFGGSIRENIAFGNPNASWAEIEEAAKEAYIHKFISALPQGYETEVGESGVQLSGGQKQRIAIARAMLKKSGVLLLDEASSALDLESERHVQDALRTASKRATTIVVAHRMSTIREADMIAVVKEGKVTEYGSHDTLMASHVNGLYASLVRTESEAVAFS; this is encoded by the exons ATGGCTGACTCATCCTTCGACTTCGactgctcctccttctcctccccaACCAACTCTCGTCGCCGACGCCATGTCACTCCAGCCACGTCGCGCCATGCATCCCACACCTTCACATCTCTCAGCTCGCGTCAGACGTCACGCAGCCATACCCCGAGGCGGTTTCCCCACCCTTCGCCTGCCACACCGTTTGGGACGGATGACGACAGGTCATGGCAGGGCGAGCTGTCCTGGCAGTTTGAGCCGACAGGGTGGTGGGATGGCCAGAATCTTGGTGTGGCCCTAAGCCCCTGGGCTGCAACCACGCCGTCCCAAAGCCGAGTTTTTCGGCGGACGGCGAATGACTACTACCTCTCTCGCACAAGTGGTGGGTTTCGGAGCTTCACAAATCCTTACTTCGAGTATTCAGGGCACGGTGCTCTTGCTGGGGGGAGGCTTGAGCTGCAAAGTTTTGTGGACAGAGATACTAATGAGAGTGCATTCTTTGGAAGGAGTTATGCTGCTGGTGAGAATGCTAAGATCAAGAAGGGTCATTCAAACTTAGAAGTGATTAAGGAAGGAAGTAACGATGGCCGTTTTGGTCATAAGGATGAGCTCAAACTTATTGGCTACAAcaaaaatgatgattttgagaGGAAAGTGAGCTCTTTAAGTCCTCTTAGATATCATCGTCATGTGAATACTGATTACAACGATGACGCAGATAATGACAGTCGTGGTCATCGTCATCATAACATATTGCATAGTGGACAAGATTATGGTCACGGCACATCACATGGTCGACATGATCGGGGTGGACATGGACATTCAAGGTACAAGGAAGAAGACACGGATCATGGTCGTGATTGGCATGATCATGACGAATGGGATTCAGGAATGCAATCTCACGGTCATGGAAATAGATATAATAACATTGAAATATTACCTCCTGGTGACAATGAGTtcgatgaggaagaagaggatgaagaagagcCAGTGAAGCCTATTGGGCTATTCGGCTTGTTCAAGTACTCGACCAAGTGGGATTTTGTTCTTGTGATCTTGGGGTGCTTGGGAGCTCTGATTAATGGAGGTTCTCTTCCTTTGTATTCTTATCTTTTCGGAAAATTTGTGAACAAGATTGCTCTAGAATCGAAAACTGACAAACACCTGATGATGAAGCATGTCAACGAG GTATGTCTGCTTATGACTGGACTAGCAGCGGTAGTGGTGGTTGGAGCTTACATgc aaataacgTGTTGGAGATTGGTAGGGGATAGAGCAGCTCAAAGGATAAGAACTAATTACCTGAGAGCAGTTCTGCGACAGGACATTGGCTTTTTCGACACACAAGTTAGCACTGGTGATATCATGCATGGAATCTCAAGTGATGTTGCGCAAATTCAAGAAGTAATGGGTGAAAAG ATGGCATACTTTGTTTACCATATTTTCGCTTTCATCTGTGGATATGCGGTTGGGTTCTTTCAATCGTGGAAAGTATCTCTAGCAGTATTTGCTGTCACCCCATTGACGATGTTCTGCGGCATTGCTTACAAGGCTGTCTATGTTGGTCTAGCTTCAAAGGAAGAG GTTTCTTATCGAAGAGCTGGCAGCGTTGCTGAGCAAGCTGTCAGCTCCATTAGAACGGTGTTTTCGTTTGTCGCGGAAGATAATTTGGCTGCAAGATATGCTGAATTGCTGTCGAGTTTAATTCCCATAGGAGCCAAGGTTGGGTTCGCCAAGGGTGCAGGAATTGGAGTCATCTACTTGGTTACGTACTCaacatgggcattggccttttGGTACGGTTCTATATTGGTTGCTCGTGGCGAGCTCAGTGGAGGTCAAGCGATCGCTTGTTTCTTTGGTGTCAATCTCGGTGGAAG GGGCTTGGCATTGTCGTTGTCCTACTTTGCTCAATTCGGGCAAGGCACTGTAGCAGCGACCCGGGTGTTCGAAGTAATAGACCGAGTCCCAGAAATAGATCCCTACGATCCTAGTGGGAGGATGCTCTCACATGTTCGAGGAAAGATAGAGTTCAGAGGAGTTAGTTTTGCATACCCAGCTCGTCCAGATGCTCCAATCCTCCGCTCCTTGAGCCTGGTGATTCCCTCTTCAAAGACTCTCGCATTGGTGGGTGTTAGTGGAGGTGGCAAATCCACCATATTCGCTCTGATAGAGAGGTTTTATGATCCTATAAAGG GCACAATTGCCTTGGACGGTCACGATATAAGGTCACTGCAGGTCAAGTGGCTAAGAAGTCAGATAGGCATGCTAGGCCAGGAGCCAGTTCTCTTTGCTGTAAGCATTATCGAAAATGTGATGATGGGCAAGGAGAACGCAACAAGGAAGGAAGCAATGGCTGCTTGCGTCGCGGCAAATGCCAGCAACTTCATCTTGGGCCTCCCACAAGGCTATGATACACAG GTTGGGGACAGAGGAACACTACTCTCAGGAGGTCAAAAGCAACGGATTGCACTAGCCCGAGCCATGATCAAAGATCCTAGAATCCTTCTACTAGATGAGCCAACTAGTGCCTTAGACCCCGAGTCTGAAATTATAGTTCAACAGGCAATCGACAAAATCTCCACTAACAGAACAGCCATTGTCATCGCCCACAGGCTTGCAACAGTAAGAAATGCTCATACAATTGCCGTGCTTGATCAAGGGTCTGTTGTTGAGATTGGTGACCATCGTCAGCTCATGGAAAAGGGCGGCGCCTACTATGACCTTGTCAAGCTAGCTTCTGAAGCAGTTTCCAAGCCTCCAGCAAAACAATTTGACATTGTTCAGAAGGTTGCTGACTCTGTCATAAATGATAAATCAGCGCACAATGTATCGGGTTCAAAGTATGACCATAAAGTCTCAAGATCAGACTACTATAAATCCCCGCATGACAACCAACTAGAGGATGGAGAACCACAAAAGCCAGTGCAAAGAAACTTTCAACTCTCTGAGATATGGAGCTTACAGAGGCCAGAGCTTTTTGTGCTGGTAGTAGGATTTCTCTTTGGTATGGTTGCGGGTGCAATTCTTTCAGTCTTCCCCTTGATACTTGGAGATGCCCTTGACATTTACTTTGATCCAGACAAgacaaacataaaaaaaag agtcggtcatctttgtttggttctaGTTGGTCTTGGCTTAGGGTGTATAATATCCATAACTGGGCAACAAGGTTTCTGCGGTTGGGCTGGAACAAAGCTTACGACAAGAGTTAGAAGCCTTCTATTCCATTCAATATTAAAGCAAGAACCAGGGTGGTTCGATTTCGAAGAGAATTCCACTGGAATACTTGTTTCAAGGTTGTCATCAGATTGTATCAGTTTTCGGTCAGTCCTAGGAGATCGATTTTCTGTCTTGTTCATGGGTCTAAGTGCAGCAGCCGCTGGGCTAGGTGTATCGTTCTACCTCCAATGGAGATTATCCCTAGTGGCAACAGCTGTTACCCCAATCACCCTTGGCGCAAGTTATTTGAGCTTGATCATAGGTATTGGACCGAAACTAGATAACGAGGCTTATGGCGTAGCTAGCAACATAGCTGCTGGGGCAATCTCAAACATTAGAACGGTAACGACATTCTCAGCTCAAGAACAGTTGATTGAATCCTTTGACCGTGCTTTATCTGAACCCAAGAAGAAGTCTGTGAGGAGGTCGCAGGTTTTAGGCTTAACCTCGGGATTTGCTCAAGGTGCCATGTATGGTGCATATACTCTTACTCTCTGGTTCGGAGCGTACCTTGTCAAAGAAGACAAGGCCAAGTTCGGTGACGTTTCcaaaatatttctcattttagTACTCAGCTCATTCTCAGTCGGGCAACTAGCAGGTCTGGCCCCGGACACTTCAATGGCGGCGACGGCTGTTCCAGCTGTTCTTGAAATCATTAACAGGAGGCCTCAAATTGGCAATGacaaagagagaggaaggaaactCGAAAGGTCAAAACCTTGGGATATTG CTAAAAAGGTAAATTTTGCATATCCATCGAGGCCGGAGGTGAGTGTTCTGAGAGACTTCTATCTTAAGGTAAAAGCTGGCAGTAAGGTGGCTCTGGTGGGATCTAGCGGGTCAGGGAAATCAACGGTCATATGGTTGGTACAGAGATTTTATGACCCAAACCAGGGGAAGGTCCTGATGGGAGGGGTTGATCTGAGGGAGATGAATGTGAAATGGCTAAGGAGGCAGACGGCATTGGTAAGCCAAGAACCTGCACTTTTCGGAGGGAGTATCAGGGAGAACATAGCATTTGGAAATCCGAACGCTTCGTGGGCTGAGATCGAGGAAGCTGCAAAAGAAGCTTATATTCACAAGTTCATTAGTGCTCTTCCTCAAGGCTATGAAACCGAG GTTGGCGAGAGTGGTGTCCAATTGTCTGGAGGTCAAAAGCAAAGGATTGCCATAGCAAGAGCCATGCTAAAAAAATCGGGAGTGCTTCTACTAGACGAGGCCAGTAGTGCTTTGGACTTGGAATCTGAAAGACATGTTCAAGATGCGTTGAGGACGGCATCGAAACGAGCGACTACCATCGTTGTGGCGCATAGAATGTCTACCATTAGGGAAGCCGATATGATCGCTGTTGTCAAAGAAGGCAAGGTCACAGAGTACGGAAGCCATGATACACTCATGGCCTCCCATGTCAATGGCCTCTATGCTAGTCTAGTTCGCACCGAGAGCGAAGCTGTCGCATTCTCCTGA